The DNA segment GTCAGCTGATCCTCGTCGACCGATGCGGCCCGGGCGAACCACTCCCGTGCTTCTTCCCGGCGACCCGCCGCGAGCAAGGCGTCCGCGTACGCATACCGCAGGCGTGCGGCCCACTCCGCGTCCTCTTCGGTGGTGAGCTCCTTGACCTGCAGCATCGCCACGGCCGCGTCGTGCTGACCCAGGTCACCCCGGGCGCCGGCCGCCACGATCAGCAGTTCGATCGCGCCGCTCTTCTCCAGCTTCGCCACGTCCGCGCCGCGGAACAGGTCGATCGCCCGCTCCGGCCGGCCCAGCGCCCGCTCGCAGTCGGCCAGCTCGGCGAGATGCGTCTGCCGCCCGGTCATCCGGTGGTAGGTGCGCAGCTCCGCGATGGCGGTGGTCCAGTCACCGGCCGCGTAGGCGGCGAGACCGACGGCCTCACGCACCACGGCGATCCGGGACGCCAGACGCCGCGCAGCGATGGCGTGCTGCAGCGCGAGCTCGGAGTCCTCGTCGATGATCTGGCCGGCCGCCACGAGGTGCCGGGCGACCTTGTCGGCCATCTCGCGGGCCAGCGAGTTCAGCTCCGCACGCACTTCCTCGTCGAGGTCGGTCGCGACGATGTCCTCGGGGATGTCCGGCGACTGGAACGGCGGCAGCCCGGCCTCGCGGTCGTCCTGAGGACGCCCGTTCTCGCCGTCCCGGCCGAACCCACCACGCTCGTCCCGGTTGAACCCACCCCGGTCCCGGTCACCGCGGAAACCACCCCGGTCGCCACCACCCTGGTAGCCGCCACGGTCGCCGCCACCCTGGTAACCGCCCCGGTCACGGTCGCCACGGAAGCCGCCACCCTGGGGACGGTCGCCACCACGGCTGAATCCACCACGGTCGGCACCACGGTCGCCGCCGCCCTGGTAGCCACCACGGTCGCCCTGGGGACGGTCACCACGGAAGCCACCCCGGTCGTCACGGTTGAAGCCACCACGGTCGCCTTGCGGACGGTCACCACGGAAGCCACCGCCCTGAGGACGGTCACCACCACGGCTGAAGCCACCACGGTCGCCCTGGAAGCCCTCGCGAGGGCCACCGGTACGGTCCCGGTCGCCACCACGGCTGAATCCACCACGATCGGCACCACGGTCGCCGCCACCCTGGTAGCCACCCCGGTCGCCCTGGGGACGGTCACCACGGAAGCCACCCCGGTCGCCACCGCGGTCGTCACGGTTGAAGCCACCGCGGTCGCCCTGCGGACGATCGCCACGGAAGCCACCGCCCTGCGGACGGTCACCGCCCCGGAAACCTCCGCGGTCGCCGCCACCCTGGTAACCGCCACGGTCACGGTCGCCACCACGGCTGAATCCACCACGATCGGCACCTCGGTCGCCGCCACCCTGGTAACCGCCACGGTCACCCTGCGGACGGTCACCACGGAAGCCACCGCCCTGCGGACGGTCACCACCACGGCTGAAGCCACCACGGTCGTCACGGTTGAACCCGCCACGGTCGCCCTGCGGACGGTCACCACGGAAGCCGCCACCCTGGGGACGGTCACCACCCCGGAAACCACCACGGTCGCCGCCGCCCTGGTAGCCACCCCGGTCGCCCTGCGGACGATCGCCACGGAAGCCGCCACCCTGGGGACGGTCGCCACCACGGAAACCACCACGGTCGCCACCGCCCTGGTAGCCGCCACGGTCACGGTCGCCACCACGGAAACCACCGCGGTCGCCGCCACCCTGGTAACCGCCACGGTCACCCTGCGGACGATCGCCCCGGAAGCCACCGCCCTGCGGACGGTCACCACCACGGAAACCACCACGGTCGCCGCCGCCCTGGTAGCCACCACGATCGCGGTCGCCACCACGGCTGAATCCACCACGATCGGCACCACGGTCGCCGCCACCCTGGTAACCGCCACGGTCACCCTGCGGACGATCGCCACGGAAGCCACCGCCCTGAGGACGGTCACCACCACGGCTGAAGCCACCACGGTCGTCACGGTTGAACCCGCCACGGTCGCCCTGCGGACGGTCACCACGGAAGCCGCCACCCTGGGGA comes from the Actinoplanes sp. OR16 genome and includes:
- a CDS encoding Replicase polyprotein 1ab; translated protein: MADKVARHLVAAGQIIDEDSELALQHAIAARRLASRIAVVREAVGLAAYAAGDWTTAIAELRTYHRMTGRQTHLAELADCERALGRPERAIDLFRGADVAKLEKSGAIELLIVAAGARGDLGQHDAAVAMLQVKELTTEEDAEWAARLRYAYADALLAAGRREEAREWFARAASVDEDQLTDAAERLLELDGVAIEGDDDDADEETEAALGEGGPETRSEDDDDSEGTAAEEFDDEDEDDEPVAVSDADDDVEDDEDDEPVAVSDADEDESAELSETDVNTDALDAEDEKKQADEFSAKADDPEQPKA